One genomic window of Candidatus Nitrosopumilus sediminis includes the following:
- the hisC gene encoding histidinol-phosphate transaminase, whose translation MKKNWFEEKITKFNSIGGYQKPELIQDSVKLDSNENYVIPKQFQNDILSSARKNSDVRAYPLGGVERLIDTLSKFIKIPSSMIGVGNGSDQILDLILSNFASKETKVLTSNPTFGFFEERCKLYGIPLIAIPFSDDMKLDITDFLKQSKNADILYLDSPNNPTGFQFSKNQLQKLIKSFNGLVIIDEAYGEFGEYTISDMVKTQSNLIVVQTLSKSFGLAGIRLGYFIASKKFTEAFMNVLQYPYPLSTITIESGIEALKKSNIMKDTIDNIKTERKRIIETLQKYDTFQVFDSKANFVLFDAHGSYKRVYSALSEQGISIRKLGKIGNHDGCLRVTIGTKEMNSKFLLAIRDLLR comes from the coding sequence TTGAAAAAAAATTGGTTTGAAGAAAAAATCACAAAATTCAATTCTATTGGAGGCTATCAAAAACCAGAACTCATTCAAGATTCGGTGAAACTTGATTCAAATGAAAATTATGTAATTCCAAAACAATTCCAAAATGATATACTTTCTTCTGCAAGAAAAAATTCTGATGTTAGAGCATATCCCCTTGGTGGAGTTGAAAGACTGATTGATACATTATCAAAATTTATCAAAATACCCTCTTCTATGATTGGAGTTGGAAATGGTTCTGATCAAATATTAGATTTGATTCTATCCAATTTTGCATCAAAAGAAACCAAAGTTTTAACCTCTAATCCAACGTTTGGATTCTTTGAAGAGCGTTGTAAATTGTACGGTATACCATTAATTGCAATTCCTTTCTCTGACGATATGAAATTAGATATTACAGATTTTCTAAAACAATCTAAAAATGCAGATATTCTTTATCTTGACTCTCCAAACAACCCTACTGGCTTCCAATTTTCAAAAAATCAATTACAAAAACTGATCAAGTCTTTTAATGGACTTGTAATAATTGATGAGGCCTATGGAGAATTTGGTGAATACACTATTTCTGACATGGTTAAAACTCAAAGTAATCTCATTGTAGTGCAGACTCTTTCAAAGTCATTTGGTTTAGCAGGAATCCGATTAGGCTACTTCATAGCAAGTAAAAAATTCACTGAGGCCTTCATGAACGTTTTACAATACCCATACCCTCTAAGTACAATTACAATTGAATCTGGAATTGAGGCTTTGAAAAAATCAAATATTATGAAAGACACAATCGATAATATCAAAACTGAAAGAAAACGAATTATTGAGACTTTGCAGAAATATGATACATTTCAAGTATTTGATTCCAAGGCTAATTTTGTACTTTTTGATGCACATGGCTCCTACAAGCGGGTTTATTCCGCACTATCAGAACAAGGAATCTCAATTCGTAAATTGGGAAAAATTGGAAATCATGATGGATGCCTCAGGGTTACTATTGGCACAAAAGAAATGAATTCAAAATTCTTATTGGCAATTCGTGATTTATTGAGATGA
- a CDS encoding HAD family hydrolase, with product MTLRKKSDGIYVDDSKIEILNKIDAVVFDCDGVLIDITKSYDLAIIKTTQYVLEHFAKIDDSIPIDFKIIDGFKSTGGFNDEVDLTYAAIISIVAAKKLEKDQTKFVYDVIENSDSTGIISVEKYIENLVDISDIKKQLSYPGTHHENPLYRIFDQIFYGPELYEKLFHNTSNFSDPGLIEQDDVILNDILIEKLLKKFNSKIAMVTGRGKESVSYSLKSLLNKFDLNNSVFLEDESRELAKPNPQPLLNSINGMNSTSTLYVGDSFEDFIMAKKTTGLGHETTFCGIIGTSKNPQEKLRLFEKNDAILVLDSIHLLPKVLNLE from the coding sequence ATGACTCTGAGAAAAAAATCTGATGGAATCTATGTAGATGATTCTAAAATTGAAATTCTAAATAAAATAGATGCTGTGGTTTTTGATTGTGATGGAGTGCTAATTGATATTACAAAGTCTTATGATTTGGCAATAATTAAAACAACTCAATATGTTCTAGAGCATTTTGCCAAAATTGATGACTCTATTCCTATTGATTTTAAAATTATTGACGGATTCAAATCTACAGGTGGATTTAACGATGAAGTTGATTTGACATATGCTGCAATAATTTCTATAGTAGCTGCAAAGAAATTAGAAAAAGATCAAACTAAATTCGTCTATGATGTTATAGAAAATTCTGACTCCACCGGTATTATTTCTGTAGAAAAATACATTGAAAATCTTGTTGATATTTCTGACATCAAAAAACAGCTGTCTTATCCTGGAACTCATCATGAAAATCCACTCTATCGTATTTTTGATCAGATTTTTTATGGTCCTGAACTTTATGAAAAATTATTTCATAATACATCTAATTTTTCTGATCCTGGATTGATTGAACAAGATGATGTGATTCTAAATGATATTTTGATTGAAAAATTGTTAAAAAAATTTAATTCAAAAATTGCTATGGTTACTGGCAGAGGAAAAGAATCTGTAAGTTATTCATTAAAATCATTATTGAATAAATTTGATTTGAATAATTCTGTGTTCCTTGAGGATGAATCTCGTGAACTTGCAAAACCAAACCCTCAACCTCTCTTAAATTCAATTAATGGAATGAATAGCACTTCTACTCTTTATGTTGGAGATTCTTTTGAGGATTTCATAATGGCAAAAAAGACGACTGGTTTGGGACATGAAACTACATTTTGTGGAATTATTGGTACCAGTAAAAACCCCCAAGAAAAATTAAGACTATTTGAGAAAAATGACGCTATTTTGGTATTGGATTCAATCCATCTGTTACCAAAGGTATTAAATTTAGAATAA
- a CDS encoding imidazoleglycerol-phosphate dehydratase gives MAPRKASIKRNTKETSVNVSVNLDGTGKTSIKTGINFLDHLIVSFGTHGMMDLKVVAKSNDGIEHHLIEDTAITIGQTIDKALSTRRGITRFSYASVPMDESLAEASIDLVKRPFSKLTLSIKRNKIEDVSKEDLEHFFQSLLQNLNSCIHLTVKYGDNDHHKVEAAIKSLAVALRNASTQDKKQKGIPSTKGSM, from the coding sequence ATGGCACCACGAAAGGCATCAATTAAACGAAATACAAAGGAAACTAGTGTCAATGTATCTGTAAATTTAGACGGTACTGGAAAAACATCCATTAAAACTGGAATAAACTTTCTTGATCATTTGATTGTATCATTTGGTACACATGGAATGATGGATCTAAAAGTTGTTGCAAAATCAAATGATGGCATTGAACACCATTTGATTGAAGATACTGCAATTACAATTGGACAAACAATTGACAAAGCATTAAGCACTAGACGTGGAATAACTAGATTTAGCTATGCTTCTGTTCCAATGGATGAATCACTTGCTGAGGCTTCAATTGATTTAGTAAAACGTCCATTTTCAAAGTTGACTTTATCTATTAAACGAAATAAAATTGAGGATGTGTCAAAAGAAGATCTTGAACACTTTTTTCAATCTTTACTGCAAAATCTGAATAGTTGCATTCACCTTACTGTAAAGTATGGAGATAATGATCACCACAAAGTTGAAGCTGCCATTAAATCACTTGCCGTCGCATTAAGAAATGCATCAACACAAGATAAAAAACAAAAAGGAATTCCAAGCACAAAAGGTTCAATGTAA
- the hisH gene encoding imidazole glycerol phosphate synthase subunit HisH: MVSVAIFDYGAGNIFSLKNSLEKVGATVDVITTFDNQNTYSGLLLPGVGNFDPAMNSVRNYSKVEFRDYVGSMPVLGICLGMEMFFEKSEEGKEKGLDVIDGEVIVLPPSMKVPHMGWNDLEIKKPGKILEGVKDGSWAYFVHSYRVKPKSNDVITAESDYGIKVPAVVEYENFFGTQFHPEKSSIVGKIMLENFLKECKK, encoded by the coding sequence ATGGTAAGTGTTGCAATTTTTGATTATGGTGCTGGAAATATTTTCAGTCTGAAAAACTCTCTTGAAAAAGTAGGTGCCACAGTTGATGTAATCACTACCTTTGATAATCAAAACACATATTCTGGATTGTTACTTCCAGGGGTTGGCAACTTTGATCCTGCCATGAATAGTGTAAGGAATTATTCAAAGGTTGAATTTAGAGACTATGTTGGTAGTATGCCTGTTCTCGGAATTTGTCTTGGCATGGAAATGTTTTTTGAAAAAAGTGAAGAAGGCAAGGAGAAAGGCTTGGATGTAATTGATGGTGAAGTAATTGTTCTTCCCCCATCTATGAAGGTGCCACACATGGGATGGAATGACCTTGAAATTAAGAAACCTGGAAAAATACTTGAAGGAGTCAAAGATGGCTCTTGGGCTTATTTTGTTCATTCGTATAGAGTAAAGCCCAAGTCAAATGATGTAATCACTGCTGAATCTGATTATGGAATCAAAGTGCCTGCAGTTGTTGAGTATGAAAATTTTTTTGGTACGCAATTCCATCCTGAAAAGTCCAGTATTGTTGGAAAAATTATGCTAGAAAATTTTCTCAAAGAGTGTAAGAAATGA
- the hisA gene encoding 1-(5-phosphoribosyl)-5-[(5-phosphoribosylamino)methylideneamino]imidazole-4-carboxamide isomerase, protein MKIIPAIDLMNGQVVRLYKGDPKQKTVYSNDPVDIAKQWESAGADILHLVDLDATLGIGSNIEIIKKILDTISIPIEVAGGLRDKSLVLEMANLSKRIVLGTLAFKDKPLLKSLLSELGPEKIVISVDHKDGEIVIHGWQKGTGIELIPSIKEFLEMGFTEFLLTNVSRDGTLEGPDLEFLEQACNLPNTNIIASGGISNINDVADVKEKNAFGVILGKALYEKKISIEEAKKLS, encoded by the coding sequence ATGAAAATAATTCCTGCCATTGATCTGATGAATGGTCAAGTTGTAAGACTGTACAAAGGTGATCCTAAACAAAAGACTGTGTATAGCAATGATCCTGTAGATATTGCAAAACAGTGGGAATCTGCAGGCGCTGATATTCTTCATTTAGTAGATTTGGATGCTACCTTAGGAATTGGCTCCAATATTGAAATTATTAAAAAAATTCTTGACACTATATCCATTCCCATTGAAGTAGCTGGTGGTTTGCGAGATAAATCATTAGTGTTGGAAATGGCGAACCTATCAAAACGAATAGTGTTAGGAACATTGGCATTCAAAGATAAACCTCTTTTAAAATCACTATTGTCTGAATTGGGGCCTGAAAAAATAGTCATTTCAGTTGATCATAAAGATGGTGAAATTGTAATTCATGGTTGGCAAAAAGGCACCGGAATAGAATTGATTCCATCCATCAAAGAATTTCTTGAAATGGGATTTACTGAATTCCTATTAACTAATGTTAGTCGTGATGGTACACTTGAAGGGCCTGATTTAGAATTTCTAGAACAAGCTTGTAATTTACCAAATACGAACATCATTGCAAGTGGAGGCATTTCAAACATTAATGATGTTGCAGACGTTAAAGAAAAAAATGCATTTGGAGTAATTCTTGGAAAAGCACTATATGAGAAAAAAATTTCAATTGAAGAGGCAAAAAAACTATCATGA
- the hisF gene encoding imidazole glycerol phosphate synthase subunit HisF, whose amino-acid sequence MTLTKRIIPCLDVKNGRVVKGLNFESIKDAGDPVELAEKYSNEGADELVFLDITASDEQRKTIKELVRKVASVIDIPFTVGGGVKSLEDARNILLNGADKVGINTGAIKNPKIITELMELFGRQCVVVAVDAKRNYVIDDSKNIFSENGQQFWFEVFIYGGKEGTGIDVIDWVKEAEKLGAGEILLTSIDKDGTKDGYDILLTKNVVDSVTIPVIASGGCGKPDDMVDVFKESNVDAALAASIFHYETHGVNGVKSYLKEKAIPVRL is encoded by the coding sequence ATGACACTAACTAAACGAATCATTCCTTGTTTAGATGTAAAAAATGGACGAGTAGTTAAGGGATTGAACTTTGAATCAATCAAAGATGCAGGAGATCCCGTAGAACTAGCAGAAAAATATAGCAATGAAGGTGCAGATGAATTAGTATTCTTAGATATTACTGCATCTGATGAACAACGAAAAACAATCAAAGAATTGGTAAGAAAAGTTGCATCCGTTATTGATATTCCATTTACAGTAGGTGGTGGAGTAAAATCATTAGAAGATGCAAGGAATATCTTACTTAATGGGGCCGACAAGGTTGGTATCAATACCGGTGCTATAAAAAACCCCAAAATCATTACAGAATTGATGGAACTGTTTGGTAGACAGTGTGTTGTAGTAGCTGTAGATGCTAAAAGAAATTATGTCATTGATGATTCAAAAAATATCTTTTCTGAAAATGGTCAACAATTTTGGTTTGAAGTTTTCATTTACGGTGGAAAGGAAGGGACTGGAATTGATGTAATTGACTGGGTAAAAGAGGCAGAAAAATTGGGTGCAGGTGAAATTCTTCTTACTAGTATTGATAAAGATGGAACTAAAGACGGCTATGATATTTTGCTGACTAAAAATGTCGTTGATTCAGTAACTATTCCTGTTATTGCTTCAGGTGGATGTGGCAAACCTGATGATATGGTTGATGTTTTCAAGGAATCAAATGTAGATGCAGCATTGGCTGCTTCAATATTTCACTATGAGACACATGGAGTTAATGGTGTGAAATCATATTTGAAAGAAAAAGCAATTCCTGTAAGATTATAA
- the hisI gene encoding phosphoribosyl-AMP cyclohydrolase encodes MEKTIDDIDFEKSGGLVPVIVQDANTKDVLTLAYTNKESLELAKKSGNSWFWSRSRNKLWMKGEESGNTQKIKEILVDCDSDAIIYLVEPSGPACHLGDKVCFHNNLK; translated from the coding sequence ATGGAAAAAACCATTGATGATATAGATTTTGAGAAAAGTGGTGGTCTTGTACCTGTAATTGTTCAGGATGCTAATACAAAAGACGTTTTGACATTGGCATATACAAATAAAGAATCTTTGGAACTTGCAAAAAAATCTGGCAATTCCTGGTTTTGGAGTCGTTCTAGAAATAAACTTTGGATGAAAGGAGAAGAATCAGGCAACACACAAAAAATTAAAGAAATTTTAGTTGATTGTGATTCTGATGCAATTATCTATCTGGTTGAGCCTTCTGGACCTGCTTGTCATTTAGGTGATAAAGTCTGTTTTCACAATAATTTGAAATAA
- a CDS encoding threonine synthase: protein MTRTSLQCRECKKEYDTAFKYICDECFGPLDVKYNFPTITKDTFTNRDHTYWRYFELLPIEQKSNIVSIGTGMTPLIKADNLGKKLGLNNLYIKNDSVNPTFSFKDRPAGVAISKAKEFGLSAVGCASTGNLASATAAHAAKAGLPCHVFAPSNIEMAKIAQALSYGANYIAVDGTYDDANTIAAQIGDSKGIGIVNINMRSHYVEGSKTFSFEVAEQLDWQVPDQLIVPVGSGAMLNAICKGFEELQTVSLLDDVSNMHMVAAQPHGCAPIVDAFKKNNKEVIPVENPDTIAKSLAIGDPGDGRYVLKRLQQYNGFAEESNNKEILDAILLLAQTEGIFTEPAGGVSISVLQKMVEQGKIDANDKVVCYVTGNGLKATESIMEVLVKPTVMKADVNEISAVVN, encoded by the coding sequence TTGACTAGAACTTCACTGCAATGTAGAGAATGTAAAAAAGAGTATGATACTGCTTTCAAGTATATTTGTGATGAGTGTTTTGGTCCCCTAGATGTAAAATACAATTTTCCTACTATAACTAAGGACACTTTTACAAATCGTGATCATACGTATTGGAGATATTTTGAATTATTGCCCATAGAACAAAAATCAAACATTGTAAGTATTGGGACAGGAATGACTCCTCTGATAAAAGCTGATAATCTTGGAAAAAAATTAGGACTAAACAATCTTTACATCAAAAATGATTCTGTAAATCCAACATTTTCATTCAAAGACAGACCAGCCGGGGTTGCAATATCCAAAGCTAAAGAATTTGGCTTGTCGGCAGTTGGTTGTGCATCCACTGGTAATTTAGCATCTGCTACTGCAGCACATGCAGCTAAAGCTGGATTGCCATGTCATGTATTTGCACCAAGTAATATTGAGATGGCAAAAATTGCTCAGGCATTATCGTATGGTGCAAACTATATCGCAGTTGATGGAACATATGATGATGCAAACACAATAGCTGCACAAATTGGTGATAGCAAAGGCATTGGTATAGTGAATATTAACATGCGCTCTCATTATGTGGAAGGCTCTAAAACATTTTCATTTGAAGTTGCAGAACAACTTGATTGGCAAGTCCCTGATCAACTGATAGTTCCAGTAGGAAGTGGTGCAATGCTTAACGCAATATGTAAAGGATTTGAAGAATTACAAACTGTATCATTACTTGATGATGTATCTAACATGCATATGGTTGCAGCTCAACCACATGGTTGTGCACCAATAGTAGATGCATTTAAGAAAAATAACAAAGAAGTAATTCCAGTTGAGAATCCTGATACTATTGCAAAAAGTTTAGCAATTGGTGATCCTGGAGATGGAAGGTATGTTTTGAAACGCTTACAACAATACAATGGATTTGCTGAAGAATCAAACAACAAAGAAATACTTGATGCCATTTTATTATTGGCACAAACTGAAGGAATATTTACAGAACCAGCTGGAGGAGTTTCAATATCTGTTTTACAAAAAATGGTTGAACAAGGAAAGATTGATGCAAACGACAAAGTAGTATGTTATGTTACTGGTAATGGTCTGAAGGCAACTGAATCAATCATGGAAGTTTTAGTAAAGCCTACAGTGATGAAGGCAGACGTGAATGAAATATCGGCGGTAGTAAACTAA
- a CDS encoding ThiF family adenylyltransferase, translating into MTNITFTIPSVLNQSGGEKKIETSADSLQDAFIKVSEIMGDDFKRRVLEGDGTPRSLINIYINGKNAKFSSGMETVLKDGDEVYILPAVAGGSEELSPKELDKFSRQVMLEEIGYGGQLKLKNAKVCVVGTGGLGHPIISRLATMGIGTLRIVDRDVIELSNLHRQMMFDEDDVGQVKVEVAAKKLQKLNPDCKIEALAVSVNDYTALEVVEGCDVVVDALDSVNARYALNKACVKFEIPFVTGAAVGTSGQVFTVIPKKSACYYCMFPSLDEDSMPTCSIEGVHPPILSIVGAIEVSEAVKIILGKPPNLSQRILHIDLENLDFNSTRTFRADECPVCGTGKLDVVTKEELILEELCGRNRGKRTYSITPTETFDVDVDAVTRIAKEKGFIVENQGNLGLSMRTNDLSVSFMKKGSAVVVGPKNEQEAVILYKELLGQTIKTAN; encoded by the coding sequence ATGACAAATATCACATTTACAATCCCTTCTGTGCTTAATCAAAGTGGTGGCGAGAAGAAAATAGAGACTTCTGCTGACTCGTTACAAGATGCATTTATCAAAGTCTCTGAAATCATGGGTGATGATTTTAAGAGGCGCGTTTTGGAAGGTGACGGAACTCCACGCTCATTGATAAATATCTACATCAATGGAAAGAACGCAAAATTCTCTAGTGGCATGGAAACTGTTCTAAAAGACGGTGATGAGGTTTACATTTTACCTGCAGTAGCTGGTGGTTCAGAAGAACTTTCTCCAAAAGAACTAGACAAATTTTCCAGACAAGTAATGTTAGAAGAAATTGGTTATGGTGGACAATTAAAATTAAAAAATGCCAAAGTTTGTGTTGTAGGAACAGGTGGTTTGGGACATCCAATTATCTCTAGACTAGCTACAATGGGTATTGGAACTTTACGTATTGTTGACAGAGATGTAATAGAATTATCAAATCTGCATAGACAGATGATGTTTGATGAAGATGATGTTGGCCAAGTCAAAGTTGAAGTTGCTGCAAAAAAATTACAGAAATTAAATCCTGATTGCAAAATTGAAGCACTAGCTGTATCTGTCAATGATTACACTGCATTAGAAGTTGTTGAAGGTTGTGATGTTGTAGTTGATGCACTTGATAGTGTCAATGCAAGATACGCATTAAACAAAGCATGTGTGAAGTTTGAAATTCCTTTTGTTACAGGAGCTGCAGTTGGAACATCCGGACAAGTCTTTACTGTTATTCCAAAAAAATCTGCATGTTACTATTGCATGTTTCCATCCCTTGATGAGGATTCCATGCCAACATGTAGTATTGAAGGTGTTCATCCGCCTATACTTTCTATTGTTGGTGCAATCGAAGTTTCAGAAGCTGTTAAAATAATTCTTGGAAAACCCCCAAATCTCTCTCAAAGAATCTTGCATATTGATTTGGAAAACCTTGATTTTAACAGTACTAGAACATTCAGAGCTGATGAATGCCCCGTTTGTGGGACAGGCAAACTAGACGTTGTTACAAAAGAAGAATTGATTTTAGAAGAATTATGTGGACGCAATCGTGGTAAGAGGACTTATTCTATTACTCCTACTGAAACATTTGATGTTGATGTAGATGCTGTAACTAGAATCGCAAAGGAAAAAGGATTCATTGTAGAAAATCAGGGTAACTTGGGACTGTCTATGAGAACTAATGACTTGTCTGTAAGTTTCATGAAAAAAGGCTCTGCAGTTGTGGTGGGACCAAAAAATGAACAAGAAGCTGTTATTTTATACAAAGAATTATTAGGCCAAACCATCAAAACAGCAAATTAA
- a CDS encoding thioredoxin family protein: MSHKVEILTTPSCGNCNLVEKILNELNILYEIIDVTEKPEYLEKYPIFTAPGIVIDDKLEFTGIPKKHEILEKLS; the protein is encoded by the coding sequence ATGAGTCATAAAGTAGAAATTCTGACAACTCCTTCTTGTGGAAATTGTAATTTAGTTGAAAAAATTCTAAATGAATTAAATATTTTATATGAAATCATAGATGTTACAGAAAAACCAGAATATTTGGAGAAATATCCAATATTTACTGCTCCAGGAATTGTAATTGATGACAAATTAGAATTTACAGGCATACCAAAAAAACATGAAATTCTTGAAAAATTGTCATAA
- a CDS encoding YHS domain-containing protein, with amino-acid sequence MKDPVCGMELGEKGEKLLHKGREYIFCCASCRWAFENNPEQFENES; translated from the coding sequence ATGAAAGATCCTGTTTGCGGAATGGAACTTGGGGAGAAAGGAGAAAAGTTATTGCATAAAGGTAGAGAATACATATTCTGTTGTGCTAGCTGTAGATGGGCATTTGAAAATAATCCAGAGCAATTTGAAAATGAGTCATAA
- a CDS encoding cytochrome c biogenesis CcdA family protein, whose product MKNRYIGYVDRDTCKKINDINCIFLFSLIFIGIIFSLGTTFAIEEKEQTTFLSWIMIAYVAGLSMIVLPCTLPLVFIIVPLSMGHGYKKGLTMALLFGLGLTLTITAYGIGIATIGQTASLDQASTIMFLIAGIAAFVFGLSQLKIISLRLPSYSGTPKFIQKRGEYTKSFFMGLLLGNAGVGCPNPLFYWLLIYIAGTGSIEVGASLGVVHGVGRAIPLILMSVLAVIGINATKSLTVKRESIEKASGWMLIIIGSFLIINGFPDGHEWYEETFIHQGWNNLIEMTPIPPEFEMEEHDHGHGDSGKDFKIFYPALFAVLILSPIFVLSVSKLRRINA is encoded by the coding sequence ATGAAGAATAGATACATCGGATATGTCGATAGAGATACTTGCAAAAAAATCAATGATATTAATTGTATTTTTTTATTTTCGTTAATCTTTATCGGGATTATATTTTCTTTAGGGACAACTTTTGCAATTGAAGAAAAAGAGCAAACCACATTTCTTTCATGGATAATGATTGCATATGTTGCAGGTTTATCCATGATTGTTTTGCCTTGTACTCTACCTTTGGTGTTCATTATTGTTCCATTGAGTATGGGACACGGTTACAAGAAAGGACTAACAATGGCTCTGCTTTTTGGTTTAGGTTTAACTTTGACTATTACAGCATATGGTATTGGAATTGCTACAATAGGACAAACCGCATCATTAGATCAAGCTTCTACTATAATGTTTTTGATAGCGGGAATTGCAGCTTTTGTTTTTGGGTTATCGCAATTGAAAATAATTTCTTTGAGACTACCATCTTATTCAGGAACTCCTAAATTCATTCAAAAACGTGGAGAGTATACAAAATCATTTTTCATGGGATTATTATTGGGAAATGCAGGAGTAGGTTGTCCTAATCCTTTGTTCTATTGGCTTTTAATTTACATTGCAGGAACTGGAAGTATTGAAGTAGGGGCATCATTAGGTGTCGTGCATGGTGTAGGCAGAGCAATTCCTTTGATTTTGATGTCAGTACTTGCAGTTATAGGAATTAATGCAACAAAAAGTCTTACAGTCAAAAGAGAATCCATAGAAAAAGCATCAGGATGGATGTTGATAATCATCGGTTCCTTCTTGATAATCAATGGTTTTCCAGACGGTCATGAATGGTATGAAGAAACATTCATCCATCAAGGATGGAATAATTTAATTGAAATGACTCCAATTCCTCCTGAATTTGAGATGGAAGAGCATGATCATGGACATGGAGATTCTGGAAAAGACTTTAAAATATTCTATCCTGCTTTATTTGCAGTGTTAATTTTGAGTCCAATTTTTGTGCTTTCGGTTAGTAAATTGAGGAGGATAAATGCATGA
- a CDS encoding radical SAM protein, protein MMLNYDAPLYRPPSEARSLIFQVTLGCSFNECSFCDMYRSKEYSERPWNDVKAEIDMMAGYLPETKRVFLADGDALNIDSEYMVKIVKYIREKFQNIERISCYAMPMNILKKTPEELKKMNEAGLDMFYLGIESGSDIVLKKVTKGAVAKTIIKSVNKAKDAGYVMSCMVILGLGGKKYSKEHIKGTAEVISACSPNYVGALTLYLENGIKQEFIDKYEGEFVRINDDESLEELYDLINQIETKDEIVFRVNHGSNAYTVKGTFPQDKQEMLEKVEWMKQHPEIVRPQGLRGF, encoded by the coding sequence ATGATGTTAAATTATGATGCACCATTGTATAGGCCACCATCAGAAGCTAGATCACTTATCTTTCAAGTGACTCTTGGTTGTTCATTTAACGAATGTTCATTTTGTGACATGTATAGATCCAAAGAATATTCTGAGAGACCGTGGAATGATGTTAAAGCAGAGATTGACATGATGGCAGGTTATCTGCCTGAAACAAAACGTGTGTTTCTTGCAGATGGTGACGCACTAAATATTGATTCAGAGTATATGGTTAAAATTGTAAAGTACATTAGAGAAAAATTTCAAAATATTGAAAGAATTTCATGTTATGCTATGCCTATGAATATCCTAAAGAAAACACCTGAAGAATTAAAGAAAATGAATGAGGCAGGTTTGGATATGTTCTATCTAGGAATTGAAAGTGGTTCAGACATTGTTCTGAAAAAAGTAACAAAAGGTGCAGTTGCAAAAACAATTATCAAATCAGTTAACAAAGCAAAGGATGCAGGATATGTAATGTCTTGTATGGTAATTTTAGGACTGGGTGGAAAAAAATATTCAAAAGAGCACATCAAAGGAACTGCAGAGGTGATTAGTGCATGTTCACCAAATTATGTTGGAGCATTAACACTGTATTTAGAAAATGGGATCAAACAAGAATTCATTGACAAGTATGAAGGTGAATTTGTCAGAATAAATGATGATGAATCATTAGAAGAACTCTATGATTTGATAAATCAGATTGAAACCAAAGACGAAATTGTATTTAGAGTAAATCATGGTTCTAATGCATATACAGTAAAAGGGACATTCCCTCAAGACAAGCAAGAAATGTTAGAGAAAGTAGAATGGATGAAGCAACATCCAGAGATTGTACGCCCGCAAGGATTACGTGGATTCTAG
- a CDS encoding ArsR/SmtB family transcription factor, with the protein MANDPDAKRLLWFVFAGSRGGLNRLKIISKLKENPFNTNQLAKELGLDYKAIQHHIRVLEKNNMISKVGEKYNVNYFISTFLEVNMETFEEIEGKLDKSK; encoded by the coding sequence ATGGCCAACGATCCCGATGCAAAAAGACTGCTGTGGTTTGTATTTGCGGGCTCACGAGGGGGATTAAATCGGTTAAAAATAATTTCAAAATTAAAGGAAAATCCATTTAACACAAATCAATTAGCAAAGGAATTGGGTCTTGATTACAAGGCAATTCAACATCATATTAGAGTACTAGAAAAAAATAACATGATAAGCAAAGTTGGAGAAAAATACAATGTGAACTATTTTATCTCAACTTTTCTTGAAGTGAATATGGAGACATTTGAAGAAATTGAAGGAAAACTGGATAAAAGTAAATAA